A part of Sander vitreus isolate 19-12246 chromosome 8, sanVit1, whole genome shotgun sequence genomic DNA contains:
- the LOC144522500 gene encoding zinc finger protein 536-like isoform X2, translating to MALLANQIMDARILSSMNGRAELSQFLRVTNQSIASQVNSTQEQDSRKNRKYPCPLCGKRFRFNSILSLHMRTHTGEKPFKCPYCDHRAAQKGNLKIHLRTHKQGILGKGRGRIREENRLLHELEERAILRDRQTRAGHVSQQQTSIINQLQKPQLLQTVPTQPPFLTNSGATKSQPHASTSPKVTPIPDNPIQPQPIGFRCSFCKGKFRKQQELERHIRILHKPYKCTLCEFAASQEEELIGHVEMTHITADSGLGQRPAMGAGDKKKPAGEFPCEVCGQTFSQAWFLKGHMRKHKDSFEHCCQICGRRFKEPWFLKNHMKVHLNKLAAKRNLPAEHDTCVNMNNLSQDHQSTLYSQYITRINNRFLMAERADHQDYNQILATAGVDMKVREMLGRMISSGPGPLTDADSSSLLGLNHLPPPLSSTSMEYLQKITSNRDTLSSSSSSYPGWQIMTPGLPVEQQMFGPKDQQQCSSYLTERCLPVNDGKVCLGDPDTKAISRPGSPGSVSHSGPEMGSSHSGSGLDHRQSSSPATGEKVYRCPLSSDYTAAQTASLGFHLDRYHFPHWQTSRDLSSPLQPTSSSSSSSPNPNPNPKLRPRSREDWSPAHYLGLESHSDNALLINKQSSDKDASVDGPLSAQTRKSQYEPLDLSVRPESVMPHSGMSPAVLVQMSGVFSNRLSSSITRRLQSYSNAAAELGVKPAYQCDLLVQGTKEEINTQNASSTGHDGEGEFEKSEQGREAENDDAAKWKMLKNNILEPEELGKADFQSPGEKKHDKPGALGRAVAECPISSLENLAPGQPDHLQHQGGLLSYLRSQGNLSSAPASAHKASLNDGGNMEKDVASVMLPCSQISAITLLGSHSSAGTAPTAPPRRAT from the exons ATGGCGCTTCTGGCCAATCAAATCATGGATGCAAGGATTCTCAGCAGTATGAACGGGAGAGCAGAGCTTTCCCAGTTCCTGAGAGTCACCAATCAAAGCATCGCCTCCCAGGTAAATTCCACCCAGGAACAGGACAGCCGCAAGAACAGGAAGTATCCCTGCCCTTTGTGTGGAAAGCGCTTCCGCTTCAACAGCATCCTTTCCCttcacatgcgcacacacactggCGAGAAGCCATTCAAGTGCCCATACTGCGACCACAGGGCTGCACAGAAGGGCAACCTGAAGATACACCTCCGTACTCACAAGCAAGGCATTCTGGGTAAAGGCCGTGGGCGAATTAGGGAGGAGAATAGATTGCTTCATGAGCTTGAGGAAAGGGCGATACTAAGGGACAGGCAGACGCGAGCTGGTCATGTTAGCCAACAGCAAACATCGATTATAAACCAACTTCAAAAGCCCCAACTGTTACAGACTGTCCCGACACAACCCCCATTCTTAACTAACTCTGGTGCTACAAAGAGCCAGCCACACGCATCCACATCCCCTAAGGTGACTCCCATCCCTGATAATCCCATCCAGCCCCAACCCATCGGATTCCGCTGCTCATTCTGTAAGGGGAAGTTCAGGAAGCAGCAGGAGCTTGAGCGCCACATCAGGATCCTGCACAAACCCTATAAATGCACCTTGTGCGAGTTTGCTGCCTCACAGGAGGAGGAGCTGATCGGACACGTCGAGATGACGCATATAACTGCCGATTCGGGCTTAGGGCAGAGGCCCGCGATGGGGGCCGGTGACAAGAAGAAGCCCGCTGGCGAATTCCCTTGCGAGGTGTGCGGCCAGACCTTCAGCCAGGCTTGGTTCCTGAAGGGTCACATGAGGAAACACAAGGACTCCTTTGAGCACTGCTGTCAAATCTGTGGCCGTCGTTTCAAAGAACCCTGGTTTCTCAAGAACCACATGAAGGTCCACCTCAATAAGCTGGCTGCTAAGCGTAATCTCCCTGCTGAGCATGACACCTGCGTTAATATGAACAACCTATCACAAGACCACCAGAGCACCCTCTACTCGCAGTACATCACCCGCATTAACAACAGGTTCCTCATGGCTGAGAGAGCCGACCATCAAGATTACAACCAGATACTTGCCACAGCAGGCGTTGACATGAAAGTTAGGGAGATGTTAGGGAGGATGATTTCCTCAGGTCCAGGCCCTTTGACAGATGCAGATAGCTCCTCTTTACTGGGTTTAAATCATCTCCCCCCTCCACTGAGCTCCACTAGCATGGAATATCTGCAGAAGATCACGTCAAACCGAGATacactcagcagcagcagcagcagctacccAGGCTGGCAGATCATGACACCAGGGCTGCCTGTTGAACAGCAAATGTTCGGTCCTAAAGACCAGCAGCAGTGCTCCTCCTACCTGACTGAGAGATGTCTCCCTGTAAACGATGGGAAAGTGTGTCTCGGCGACCCAGACACTAAGGCCATCAGCAGACCCGGTAGCCCAGGCAGCGTGAGTCATTCTGGGCCAGAGATGGGGAGCTCCCACTCTGGCAGTGGCCTCGACCATCGACAATCTTCTTCTCCAGCTACAG GTGAGAAAGTCTACAGGTGTCCACTCTCCAGTGACTACACCGCTGCACAGACTGCCTCCCTCGGCTTCCATCTGGATCGCTACCACTTCCCCCACTGGCAAACAAGCAGGGATCTTTCTTCTCCATTGCAgcccaccagcagcagcagcagctccagcccCAACCCCAACCCCAACCCCAAGCTCAGACCTAGATCCAGGGAAGACTGGAGCCCAGCCCACTACCTTGGTCTGGAGAGCCACAGTGATAACGCCCTGCTCATCAACAAGCAGTCAAGTGACAAAGATGCAAGTGTAGACGGCCCTCTATCTGCTCAAACCAGGAAGTCCCAGTATGAGCCTTTGGATTTGTCTGTCAGGCCAGAGTCTGTCATGCCTCATTCAGGCATGTCTCCTGCTGTACTGGTACAGATGTCTGGTGTTTTTAGTAATAGACTCTCCTCCTCCATTACCCGCCGGCTACAAAGTTACTCTAATGCCGCAGCTGAGCTCGGTGTGAAACCTGCATATCAGTGTGACCTTTTGGTGCAGGGAACAAAAGAAGAGATAAACACACAGAATGCCAGCTCCACAGGTCACGACGGTGAAGGTGAATTTGAGAAATCCGAGCAAGGGAGGGAGGCTGAAAATGATGATGCTGCCAAGTGGAAGATGCTGAAAAATAATATcctggagccagaggagctgggaAAGGCGGATTTCCAGAGTCCTGGCGAGAAGAAGCATGACAAACCGGGAGCTTTGGGCAGAGCTGTGGCTGAATGTCCCATCTCCTCTCTGGAGAACTTGGCTCCAGGACAGCCAGATCACCTCCAGCATCAGGGCGGCCTGCTCTCCTACCTCAGATCCCAGGGGAACCTGAGCAGCGCACCTGCCAGCGCACACAAAGCCAGTCTGAACGATGGGGGGAACATGGAGAAAGATGTTGCATCAG TGATGTTGCcgtgttcccagatctcagcaattactTTG
- the LOC144522500 gene encoding uncharacterized protein LOC144522500 isoform X1 yields the protein MALLANQIMDARILSSMNGRAELSQFLRVTNQSIASQVNSTQEQDSRKNRKYPCPLCGKRFRFNSILSLHMRTHTGEKPFKCPYCDHRAAQKGNLKIHLRTHKQGILGKGRGRIREENRLLHELEERAILRDRQTRAGHVSQQQTSIINQLQKPQLLQTVPTQPPFLTNSGATKSQPHASTSPKVTPIPDNPIQPQPIGFRCSFCKGKFRKQQELERHIRILHKPYKCTLCEFAASQEEELIGHVEMTHITADSGLGQRPAMGAGDKKKPAGEFPCEVCGQTFSQAWFLKGHMRKHKDSFEHCCQICGRRFKEPWFLKNHMKVHLNKLAAKRNLPAEHDTCVNMNNLSQDHQSTLYSQYITRINNRFLMAERADHQDYNQILATAGVDMKVREMLGRMISSGPGPLTDADSSSLLGLNHLPPPLSSTSMEYLQKITSNRDTLSSSSSSYPGWQIMTPGLPVEQQMFGPKDQQQCSSYLTERCLPVNDGKVCLGDPDTKAISRPGSPGSVSHSGPEMGSSHSGSGLDHRQSSSPATGEKVYRCPLSSDYTAAQTASLGFHLDRYHFPHWQTSRDLSSPLQPTSSSSSSSPNPNPNPKLRPRSREDWSPAHYLGLESHSDNALLINKQSSDKDASVDGPLSAQTRKSQYEPLDLSVRPESVMPHSGMSPAVLVQMSGVFSNRLSSSITRRLQSYSNAAAELGVKPAYQCDLLVQGTKEEINTQNASSTGHDGEGEFEKSEQGREAENDDAAKWKMLKNNILEPEELGKADFQSPGEKKHDKPGALGRAVAECPISSLENLAPGQPDHLQHQGGLLSYLRSQGNLSSAPASAHKASLNDGGNMEKDVASARKPFQCRYCPYSASQKGNLKTHVLCVHRKPFDNSLYPDRRLRRSHTPQRPSRLPQSFTGDNRAPGRDQIGMTSLCGT from the exons ATGGCGCTTCTGGCCAATCAAATCATGGATGCAAGGATTCTCAGCAGTATGAACGGGAGAGCAGAGCTTTCCCAGTTCCTGAGAGTCACCAATCAAAGCATCGCCTCCCAGGTAAATTCCACCCAGGAACAGGACAGCCGCAAGAACAGGAAGTATCCCTGCCCTTTGTGTGGAAAGCGCTTCCGCTTCAACAGCATCCTTTCCCttcacatgcgcacacacactggCGAGAAGCCATTCAAGTGCCCATACTGCGACCACAGGGCTGCACAGAAGGGCAACCTGAAGATACACCTCCGTACTCACAAGCAAGGCATTCTGGGTAAAGGCCGTGGGCGAATTAGGGAGGAGAATAGATTGCTTCATGAGCTTGAGGAAAGGGCGATACTAAGGGACAGGCAGACGCGAGCTGGTCATGTTAGCCAACAGCAAACATCGATTATAAACCAACTTCAAAAGCCCCAACTGTTACAGACTGTCCCGACACAACCCCCATTCTTAACTAACTCTGGTGCTACAAAGAGCCAGCCACACGCATCCACATCCCCTAAGGTGACTCCCATCCCTGATAATCCCATCCAGCCCCAACCCATCGGATTCCGCTGCTCATTCTGTAAGGGGAAGTTCAGGAAGCAGCAGGAGCTTGAGCGCCACATCAGGATCCTGCACAAACCCTATAAATGCACCTTGTGCGAGTTTGCTGCCTCACAGGAGGAGGAGCTGATCGGACACGTCGAGATGACGCATATAACTGCCGATTCGGGCTTAGGGCAGAGGCCCGCGATGGGGGCCGGTGACAAGAAGAAGCCCGCTGGCGAATTCCCTTGCGAGGTGTGCGGCCAGACCTTCAGCCAGGCTTGGTTCCTGAAGGGTCACATGAGGAAACACAAGGACTCCTTTGAGCACTGCTGTCAAATCTGTGGCCGTCGTTTCAAAGAACCCTGGTTTCTCAAGAACCACATGAAGGTCCACCTCAATAAGCTGGCTGCTAAGCGTAATCTCCCTGCTGAGCATGACACCTGCGTTAATATGAACAACCTATCACAAGACCACCAGAGCACCCTCTACTCGCAGTACATCACCCGCATTAACAACAGGTTCCTCATGGCTGAGAGAGCCGACCATCAAGATTACAACCAGATACTTGCCACAGCAGGCGTTGACATGAAAGTTAGGGAGATGTTAGGGAGGATGATTTCCTCAGGTCCAGGCCCTTTGACAGATGCAGATAGCTCCTCTTTACTGGGTTTAAATCATCTCCCCCCTCCACTGAGCTCCACTAGCATGGAATATCTGCAGAAGATCACGTCAAACCGAGATacactcagcagcagcagcagcagctacccAGGCTGGCAGATCATGACACCAGGGCTGCCTGTTGAACAGCAAATGTTCGGTCCTAAAGACCAGCAGCAGTGCTCCTCCTACCTGACTGAGAGATGTCTCCCTGTAAACGATGGGAAAGTGTGTCTCGGCGACCCAGACACTAAGGCCATCAGCAGACCCGGTAGCCCAGGCAGCGTGAGTCATTCTGGGCCAGAGATGGGGAGCTCCCACTCTGGCAGTGGCCTCGACCATCGACAATCTTCTTCTCCAGCTACAG GTGAGAAAGTCTACAGGTGTCCACTCTCCAGTGACTACACCGCTGCACAGACTGCCTCCCTCGGCTTCCATCTGGATCGCTACCACTTCCCCCACTGGCAAACAAGCAGGGATCTTTCTTCTCCATTGCAgcccaccagcagcagcagcagctccagcccCAACCCCAACCCCAACCCCAAGCTCAGACCTAGATCCAGGGAAGACTGGAGCCCAGCCCACTACCTTGGTCTGGAGAGCCACAGTGATAACGCCCTGCTCATCAACAAGCAGTCAAGTGACAAAGATGCAAGTGTAGACGGCCCTCTATCTGCTCAAACCAGGAAGTCCCAGTATGAGCCTTTGGATTTGTCTGTCAGGCCAGAGTCTGTCATGCCTCATTCAGGCATGTCTCCTGCTGTACTGGTACAGATGTCTGGTGTTTTTAGTAATAGACTCTCCTCCTCCATTACCCGCCGGCTACAAAGTTACTCTAATGCCGCAGCTGAGCTCGGTGTGAAACCTGCATATCAGTGTGACCTTTTGGTGCAGGGAACAAAAGAAGAGATAAACACACAGAATGCCAGCTCCACAGGTCACGACGGTGAAGGTGAATTTGAGAAATCCGAGCAAGGGAGGGAGGCTGAAAATGATGATGCTGCCAAGTGGAAGATGCTGAAAAATAATATcctggagccagaggagctgggaAAGGCGGATTTCCAGAGTCCTGGCGAGAAGAAGCATGACAAACCGGGAGCTTTGGGCAGAGCTGTGGCTGAATGTCCCATCTCCTCTCTGGAGAACTTGGCTCCAGGACAGCCAGATCACCTCCAGCATCAGGGCGGCCTGCTCTCCTACCTCAGATCCCAGGGGAACCTGAGCAGCGCACCTGCCAGCGCACACAAAGCCAGTCTGAACGATGGGGGGAACATGGAGAAAGATGTTGCATCAG
- the uri1 gene encoding unconventional prefoldin RPB5 interactor 1, whose product MAEKGKMNIEHLGGVARLREENEKVVKDCESRIQHWQKVAGDYEALDERLQTLPDQLSYDIMVPFGSLAFMPGKLVHTNEVTVLLGDNWFAKCSAKQAQKVVDHRMKYVKHELDDLTKTMKNFEARVGLAKDLETISSSKGDYVDIREDAGNNDAAVTKGKQRIARKPNSMPKMDAVLDLKEENEGESGDGGSRNGTLTEEELWARLDELEKLEELQDEQDRLSDNADMNGEDTSSISSEEEKEGDAAPPVNGLSLKPSWTSRPHSKAPPSADRKAGEDDEEEQEEGSCLPTIFFSHTIEPKKVRINTGKNTMFKFSERKEQKEHSKKKKKNGHNNGHSHHELHKITTPVDIYRLFVDVKNGEPVPRKSILKSRSRENSVCSDTSESSAADFEERRVTGRSFSHDEATHSDTSDDSPTAVPLHPASRFEAFSGTVVEKDPMPSAVPHLTIAPPALPTILERKQEEVAPDVVPAQQAPKRVSKFKAARLQQV is encoded by the exons ATGGCTGAAAAAGGTAAAATGAATATAGAGCATCTCGGCGGAGTTGCCAGGCTCCGAGAGGAAAACGAGAAG GTGGTGAAAGACTGTGAAAGTCGGATTCAACACTG GCAAAAGGTGGCAGGTGACTATGAAGCCCTGGATGAGCGGCTTCAAACTCTTCCGGATCAGCTGTCTTATGACATCATG GTGCCGTTTGGCTCTTTGGCCTTCATGCCCGGGAAGCTGGTGCACACAAACGAGGTCACAGTGTTGCTTGGCGACAACTGGTTCGCCAAGTGCTCTGCCAAGCAGGCTCAGAAAGTTGTCGATCACAGGATGAAAT ACGTGAAGCATGAACTTGATGATCTGACAAAGACGATGAAAAACTTTGAAGCCAGAGTTGGGCTCGCGAAGGATTTGGAAACCATCTCATCC AGTAAAGGGGACTACGTTGACATCAGAGAAGACGCCGGAAACAATGACGCTGCTGTCACAAAAG GAAAACAAAGAATAGCTCGCAAACCAAATTCTATGCCCAAGATGGATGCCGTGTTGGATCTTAAAGAGGAGAATGAAGGAGAGAGCGGAGATGGAGGGAGCAGAAACGGCACCTTGACCGAGGAGGAGTTGTGGGCTAGATTGGATGAACTCGAGAAACTGGAGGAGCTACAAGATGAGCAGGACAG ATTATCTGATAATGCAGACATGAATGGCGAGGACACGTCATCCATTTCCtcagaagaggagaaggagggagatgcTGCACCCCCGGTAAATGGACTGAGTCTGAAGCCCAGCTGGACCTCCAGGCCTCACAGCAAAGCGCCGCCGAGCGCAGACAGGAAAGCGGGCGAAGACGACGAGGAAGAGCAAGAGGAAGGCAGCTGTTTGCCTACCATCTTTTTCTCTCACACCATCGAACCCAAGAAG GTGAGGATTAACACAGGAAAAAACACCATGTTCAAGTTCAGTGAAAGGAAAGAGCAGAAGGAACACtcgaagaagaaaaagaaaaacggcCACAACAACGGACACTCCCATCACGAACTTCACAAAATCACAACACCAGTGGACATTTACAG GTTGTTTGTGGATGTGAAGAACGGGGAGCCCGTCCCCAGGAAGTCCATCCTGAAGTCTCGCAGCCGAGAGAACAGCGTGTGCAGCGACACCAGCGAGAGCAGCGCCGCAGACTTCGAGGAGCGCCGGGTGACTGGACGCAGCTTCAGCCACGACGAGGCGACGCACAGCGACACCAGCGATGACAGTCCCACGGCGGTCCCACTGCACCCCGCCAGCCGATTTGAG GCCTTTTCCGGTACAGTAGTAGAAAAGGACCCGATGCCTTCAGCTGTCCCCCATCTGACCATCGCTCCACCAGCTCTGCCGACCATActggagaggaaacaggaggaGGTGGCGCCTGACGTCGTCCCGGCCCAGCAAGCCCCGAAAAGGGTGTCCAAGTTTAAAGCTGCCAGGTTGCAGCAGGTGTGA
- the LOC144522505 gene encoding protein C19orf12 homolog produces the protein MSHRIDDVMKLCSELSANQQIQTTVKGSGKGAAAAGGLAFAGGLVGGPLGIAVGGAVGGLLGCWLTSGQFKPLPQIIMELSPQQQQKLYDDLMVVLGDVQWTDLAQLTALVMGNATLKQHLTAALLGYISKELQAEVHYVD, from the exons ATGAGTCATCGAATTGATGATGTCATGAAGCTGTGTTCTGAGTTATCTGCCAATCAGCAAATCCAGACCACAGTGAAAGGCTCAGGGaagggagcagcagcagctggtggACTGGCCTTCGCTGGAGGGTTAGTTGGGGGCCCTCTTGGTATTGCAGTGG GCGGTGCTGTTGGAGGCCTGCTGGGCTGCTGGCTGACCAGTGGACAATTCAAACCGCTGCCTCAGATCATAATGGAGCTCagtcctcagcagcagcagaagcttTACGATGATCTTATGGTCGTCCTGGGAGACGTTCAGTGGACAGATTTGGCTCAGCTAACTGCTCTAGTGATGGGCAACGCCACCCTGAAGCAGCATCTCACAGCCGCCCTTCTCGGGTATATTTCCAAGGAGCTCCAGGCGGAGGTGCACTACGTGGATTAG